Within the Agromyces atrinae genome, the region CGCCGTCGGGGTGGACACCGCCCCCGAAGCCCGGCCTCCTCCCCCTCCGCCCGCTCGGATTCGGCACCCTGCTCGGCGCGCCGTTCCAGGCGATCCGGCGCAACCCCGCGCCGACGTTCGGCAGCGGCCTCCTCGTGCAGCTCGCGGTCGGTCTCATCACCGTCGCGGTGCTCGTCCCCTACTTCATCTGGCTCACCGAACGGATGGCGCGCGCGGCGGCCGCCGACATCGACACCATCGCGCTCGGCGGCATCGGCACGATGCTCCTGCTCATGCTCGTCCCCCTCGCGATCTCGGTCGCGGGAACGGCTCTGCTGCAGGGCATCATGGTCGTCGAGGTCGCGAGCGCGACGCTCGGCGAGCGCCTGCGGCTCGGCGCCCTGTGGAAGCGTGGCGTCAAGCGACTCGGCCGACTCATCGGATGGGTGCTGCTCGCCTCGCTGGCGGTCCTCATCCCCGCACTCATCGTCGTCGCGATCACCATCGCGATCTCACTGATCTCGCCCGTCGCCATCGTCATCGCCGTGCTCGTCGCCGGGCTGCTCGCGCTCGGCCTCGTCGTCCTGTTCGCCTGGCTCGGCACGAAGCTCTCGCTCACGCCGAGCGCGATCGTGCTCGAAGACCTCACGATCCGAGCCGCGATGAAGCGCTCGTGGCAGCTCACGAACGGACACTTCTGGCGCATCTTCGGCGTGCTCATCCTCGTCAACGCGATCGTGAACATCGCAGCCCAGCTCGTCTCGGCCCCGTTCCAGCTCATCGGTCCCATCGTCATGAGCGTCATGGACCCGACCGGAACGGGCAGCGGACTCGCGGTCTATATCGGCATCATGGTCGTCGGCCTGGCCCTCACCATGGTCGTCTCAGCCGTCGGCACGGTCGCGCTCTCGGCTCTCGTCGCGATCATCTACATCGATCAGCGGATGCGCACGGAGGGCCTCGACATCGAGCTCCAGCGCTATCTCGAGGTTCCCGTCGAGCAGCGCGCCGGCCTCCCCGACCCGTATCGGCGCGCATGATCCCTCCGCGCCTGATCGGCACGGACGTCCCCGTCGCGCCCGACGCTCCCGATGCCCGGAACTGGCTCATCGACGAGTTGTCGAAGCCCGAGTACACCGCCGCGAAGCCGACCCTCCTCGAGCAGGCCACGCAATCGTTCCTCGATTGGATCGGCTCGCTCTTCTCGGGAGCCGGTGACGCGTCGGGGCTCCTCGTCGCCGTCGCGGCCGTACTCCTCGTCGTCGCCCTCGTCATCGGAGTGCTCATCTACGGGCTACCGCGCCTGCGTCACCGCTCGGCGGCCCGCGGCTCGCTCTTCGGCGAGGACGACGATCGATCGGCCGACGACCTCCGTCGCGCCTCCGATGCGCGTGCGGCCGCGGGCGACTGGTCGGGCGCGATCGAGGAGCGCTTCCGCGCCGTCGCGCGAGCGCTCGTCGAGCGCACGGCCGTGAGCCTCGCCCCGGGGACGACATCGCATGCCTTCGCTCGATCAGCGGGCGACGTCTTCCCTGCAGAGCAAGCATCGATCGGCTCTGCGGCAGACTCCTTCGATGCCGTCCGCTACCTCGGCCGCCCGGGCGTGCGCGAGGACTTCGAGGCGATCCGGTCGCTCGACGAGCGGCTGGCCGCTGCATCGATCGACCTCGCTCCCGTGGCCGGTGGGGCCGCATGACGCTCACCCTGACACCCACGGTCCGCCAGTCGTTCCGTCGGCGACGGATCTGGATCGTCTTCGCTCTCCTGGCGATCGCCGCCGCGGTGGCGACGCTGCTCATCCAGAATGCGTTCAGTGCGGCCGGCCGCCCCCTCGCCGCCGACTCCCCCGCTCCCGGCGGCGCCCAGGCCGTCGTCGAGGTGCTCCGAGATCAGGGAGTGGATGTCACCGTGGCATCCTCTCTCGACGATGCCGTCACGCGGGCGGAGGCGACCGACGCGACGCTCTTCGTGCACGACGGCGACGCGCTCCTCGACGGCCGCCAGTGGTCGCTGCTCGCCGACTCGACTCCGCGACTCGTCGTGGCGGCGCCCGGGTTCACCGCCCTCCGGGCCATCGCCCCCGGCGTCGCGACGGCCGGTGTCGCAGACGACACCCCGCGCCCCGCTCAGTGCGACATCCCCGCGGCGACCCGAGCGGAATCCCTGTCGGGCGCTCTTCGTTCGCTATCGACCTCGGAGGCCGAAGGCGACGTCGTGGGCTGCTTTCCCGATGACGACGGAGCGTTCGCCCTCGTCGACGCCGGAGACGTCGCCCTCGTCTCCGATACGGCGGTCTTCGCCAACGAGTCCATCGTCGACGGCGGCTCCGCCGCGCTCGCACTTGGACTGCTCGGCGAGCGCGACCACCTCGTCTGGTATCTGCCGGTGATCTCCGACGTCGATGCCGACACCGCCCCGACGCTCGCCGAGATCACGCCCGGCTGGGTGAGCCCCGCGATCACCCTGCTCATCGTCGCCACGATCGCCGCGGGCGTCTGGCGCGGCCGCCGATTCGGTCCTCTCGTCGCCGAAGACCTCCCCGTCGTCGTGAGGGCGAGCGAGACCATGGAAGGCCGCGCCCGCCTCTACGCGCGGACCTCGGACCGCGGCCACGCGCTCGATGCGCTGCGCGCCGGAACGCTCGGCCGCCTCGCCCGCCACCTCGGCCTCGGAGCGACGGCGCCCGCTCGCGAGATCGCCGACGCGACCGCGGGCCTCATCGATGGCGACCGCGCGGCCATCCACGCACTGCTCGTCGACGCGTCTCCCCTGACCGATCGCGACCTCGTCACGACGGCGCGCGACCTCCACGACCTCGAGCAGCGTGTCACCGACACGCTCCGACCCCGCACCATGCCGACCGAACCGGAAGGAACCCGCCCATGACAGCAACTCCCGACGAGCTGCGCTCACGTCTGAACGACGTGCGCACGGAGGTGTCGAAGGCCGTCGTCGGCCAGGACGGCGCCGTGACCGGGCTCATCGTCGCGCTCCTCGCCGACGGCCACGTGCTCCTCGAGGGCGTGCCGGGCGTCGCGAAGACCCTGCTCGTGCGTTCGCTCAGCCGCTCGCTGTCGCTCGACACGAAGCGCGTGCAGTTCACGCCCGACCTCATGCCGGGCGACGTGACGGGCTCTCTCGTCTACGACCCGCGCGACGCCGAGTTCGAGTTCCGCGAGGGGCCGGTCTTCACGAACATCCTCCTCGCCGACGAGATCAACCGCACTCCGCCGAAGACGCAGTCGGCTCTGCTCGAGGCGATGGAGGAGCGCCAGGTCTCGGCCGACGGCGTCTCGCGTCGACTGCCCGACCCGTTCATCGTCGCGGCGACGCAGAACCCCATCGAGTACGAGGGAACGTACAGCCTTCCCGAGGCCCAGCTCGACCGATTCCTCCTGAAGCTCGTGCTCGCCGTTCCGGAGCGCGAGGTCGAGGTCGAGGTGCTCCGCCGCCACGCGACCGGCTTCGACCCGCGCGACCTCGCGGCGGCGGGTGTGTCGCCCGTGCTCGGTGCCGAGGACCTGCGCGCCGCCAAGCACGCGGTCTCGTCGGTCGGCGCCTCGGCTGACGTGCTCGGCTACCTCGTCGACCTCGCTCGTGCCACCCGCCAGAGTCCCTCGGTGCGGCTCGGTGTGAGCCCGCGCGGAACGACGGGTCTCCTCGCCGCCGCCCGCGCGTGGGCGTGGCTCACCGGCTACGAATCGATCACTCCCGACCACGTGCAGACGATGCTGCTGCCGACCTGGCGTCACCGCGTGCAGCTGCGACCGGAGGCGGAGCTCGAGGGCGTCTCGATCGACGCCATCCTGTCGTCGATCGTGCAGCAGGTCAGGGTTCCGATCTAGGTGGCCGTCTCGGGCTGGTTCGTCCTCCTCATCACCGTCGGTCTCGTACCCCTCGTCGCCGGCGGTGCCGATCAGGCGAGCGCATGGTGGATCGCGGCGGGATGGATCGCGGCGTGCATCGCACTCGGCATCATCGACCTGTCTCTCGCGGCATCGCCGCGCCAGGTCACCGTCGAGCGGCGCCTTCCGGCGCGCGTGCGACTCGGCGAATCGATCGAGTCCGAGCTGTTCCTGACGAACTCCGGTGCACGACGCATGCGCGCACTCGTGCGAGACGCGTGGCAGCCGTCCGCGGGCATCGACCGGCGCGGCCGTCGCCGCGTCGACCTTCCGCCCGGCGAGCGCCGGGTGCTGTCCTTCTCCCTCACTCCCGCCCGTCGCGGAGAGCGACGCGTGGCCGTCGTCGCCGTGCGATCGTGGGGGCCGCTCCGCCTGTGGGCGCGTCAGGCCGACCTCTCGGCTCCGGGCCGAATCCGCGTCCTCCCGCCCTTCCTCGCCCGCAAACACCTTCCCTCACGGCTCGCGCGCCTCCGGGAGCTCGAAGGCCGGACCCCGGTCATGGTGCGCGGCAACGGGACCGAGTTCGACTCGATCCGCGAGTACGTGCGCGGCGACGACGTGCGCTCGATCGACTGGCGGGCGACGGCGCGAGCCGCCGACCCGACGGGCGGTCAGCGCCTCATGGTCCGTACCTGGCGGCCCGAACGCGACCGTCGCATCGTCATCATCACCGACACCGCGCGCTCGTCCGCCGCGCGGATCGCCGACGAGCCGCGTCTCGACACGTCGTTCGAGGCGAGCCTCCTGCTCGCGGCCCTCGCCTCGCACGCGGGCGACCGCGTCGACTTCCTCGCGTGGGATCGCCGCGTGCGCGGGCGGGTCTCCGGCTCGAACGGGCCGGAACTGCTCAGCCGTCTCGTCGACACCATGGCGTCGATCGAGTCGGAGATCATCGAGCCCGACTGGTCGAGCGTGCCCGCCCAGGTGCGCTCGATCACGAGCCGTCATGCGCTCGTGATCGTGCTGACGAGCATCGACTCCCCCGGCGCCACGCGCAGCCTCCTCGCCATGCTGCCGCAGCTGACCGCTCGACACACGGTCATCGTCGCCTCGGTCACCGACCCCTCGCTCGACACCGCCGTACGCGATCTGAGCGACCGCGAGTCGACCTATCTCGCCGCGGCGGCCGAGCGGGCGTCCCTCGACGTCGAACGCGTCGCCTCGG harbors:
- a CDS encoding glycerophosphoryl diester phosphodiesterase membrane domain-containing protein encodes the protein MSDRDSWLPPSGPAVGSLPSSWAQPEPENIGQPGGPGFVPPPPSGWTPPPKPGLLPLRPLGFGTLLGAPFQAIRRNPAPTFGSGLLVQLAVGLITVAVLVPYFIWLTERMARAAAADIDTIALGGIGTMLLLMLVPLAISVAGTALLQGIMVVEVASATLGERLRLGALWKRGVKRLGRLIGWVLLASLAVLIPALIVVAITIAISLISPVAIVIAVLVAGLLALGLVVLFAWLGTKLSLTPSAIVLEDLTIRAAMKRSWQLTNGHFWRIFGVLILVNAIVNIAAQLVSAPFQLIGPIVMSVMDPTGTGSGLAVYIGIMVVGLALTMVVSAVGTVALSALVAIIYIDQRMRTEGLDIELQRYLEVPVEQRAGLPDPYRRA
- a CDS encoding DUF4129 domain-containing protein — encoded protein: MIPPRLIGTDVPVAPDAPDARNWLIDELSKPEYTAAKPTLLEQATQSFLDWIGSLFSGAGDASGLLVAVAAVLLVVALVIGVLIYGLPRLRHRSAARGSLFGEDDDRSADDLRRASDARAAAGDWSGAIEERFRAVARALVERTAVSLAPGTTSHAFARSAGDVFPAEQASIGSAADSFDAVRYLGRPGVREDFEAIRSLDERLAAASIDLAPVAGGAA
- a CDS encoding DUF4350 domain-containing protein gives rise to the protein MTLTLTPTVRQSFRRRRIWIVFALLAIAAAVATLLIQNAFSAAGRPLAADSPAPGGAQAVVEVLRDQGVDVTVASSLDDAVTRAEATDATLFVHDGDALLDGRQWSLLADSTPRLVVAAPGFTALRAIAPGVATAGVADDTPRPAQCDIPAATRAESLSGALRSLSTSEAEGDVVGCFPDDDGAFALVDAGDVALVSDTAVFANESIVDGGSAALALGLLGERDHLVWYLPVISDVDADTAPTLAEITPGWVSPAITLLIVATIAAGVWRGRRFGPLVAEDLPVVVRASETMEGRARLYARTSDRGHALDALRAGTLGRLARHLGLGATAPAREIADATAGLIDGDRAAIHALLVDASPLTDRDLVTTARDLHDLEQRVTDTLRPRTMPTEPEGTRP
- a CDS encoding AAA family ATPase: MTATPDELRSRLNDVRTEVSKAVVGQDGAVTGLIVALLADGHVLLEGVPGVAKTLLVRSLSRSLSLDTKRVQFTPDLMPGDVTGSLVYDPRDAEFEFREGPVFTNILLADEINRTPPKTQSALLEAMEERQVSADGVSRRLPDPFIVAATQNPIEYEGTYSLPEAQLDRFLLKLVLAVPEREVEVEVLRRHATGFDPRDLAAAGVSPVLGAEDLRAAKHAVSSVGASADVLGYLVDLARATRQSPSVRLGVSPRGTTGLLAAARAWAWLTGYESITPDHVQTMLLPTWRHRVQLRPEAELEGVSIDAILSSIVQQVRVPI
- a CDS encoding DUF58 domain-containing protein, yielding MAVSGWFVLLITVGLVPLVAGGADQASAWWIAAGWIAACIALGIIDLSLAASPRQVTVERRLPARVRLGESIESELFLTNSGARRMRALVRDAWQPSAGIDRRGRRRVDLPPGERRVLSFSLTPARRGERRVAVVAVRSWGPLRLWARQADLSAPGRIRVLPPFLARKHLPSRLARLRELEGRTPVMVRGNGTEFDSIREYVRGDDVRSIDWRATARAADPTGGQRLMVRTWRPERDRRIVIITDTARSSAARIADEPRLDTSFEASLLLAALASHAGDRVDFLAWDRRVRGRVSGSNGPELLSRLVDTMASIESEIIEPDWSSVPAQVRSITSRHALVIVLTSIDSPGATRSLLAMLPQLTARHTVIVASVTDPSLDTAVRDLSDRESTYLAAAAERASLDVERVASAVRRLGAHVVTAAPADLPPALSDRYLDLKAAGLL